A window from Sceloporus undulatus isolate JIND9_A2432 ecotype Alabama chromosome 8, SceUnd_v1.1, whole genome shotgun sequence encodes these proteins:
- the LOC121914654 gene encoding leukotriene B4 receptor 1-like translates to MNSPEETNELQSLTIARILVCVVLSLAFGVGVPGNSFVVWTICRRMKRRPSTVILILHLAIADLLVLVTMPIWIYSFANTWLFRIVACKALVFAVYCSMYASIFLITALSLERFVAVFYPFAVQRWKQKTITHLAVAVIWLLSVAFGATIIPFQELDDTEVGLQCTARVYDTKSQEIACLLVETTVGFIIPFAIISICYICIGRRIREMACPSKRRSEKLIASVVVAFGLCWFPHHIFNLISIASALMEHSHPEMAGALEKVSAIGVYLASSVAFVSSCINPLLYAFAARNIRSSVRLTKLSRLLEQMSPLVKQESAKDAPSPNGNEETWTNSEMI, encoded by the coding sequence ATGAATTCCCCCGAAGAAACCAATGAACTTCAGTCTTTGACAATTGCCAGGATTTTGGTCTGTGTGGTCCTGAGTTTGGCGTTTGGCGTCGGCGTCCCCGGGAACTCCTTTGTCGTTTGGACCATTTGTAGAAGAATGAAGCGACGGCCTTCAACAGTCATCCTGATCCTCCACTTGGCCATCGCAGATCTCCTGGTTCTCGTGACCATGCCGATCTGGATCTACTCCTTCGCCAATACTTGGCTCTTCCGAATTGTCGCTTGCAAAGCCCTGGTGTTTGCTGTCTATTGCAGCATGTATGCCAGCATTTTCCTCATCACAGCCTTGAGCCTCGAACGGTTTGTGGCAGTCTTTTACCCCTTTGCCGTCCAACGGTGGAAGCAGAAGACCATCACCCACCTGGCGGTGGCTGTCATTTGGTTGCTGTCCGTTGCCTTTGGAGCAACCATAATCCCCTTTCAGGAGCTTGACGATACGGAGGTGGGCCTCCAATGTACAGCTCGCGTATATGACACAAAGTCTCAGGAGATTGCTTGTCTCCTGGTGGAGACCACTGTAGGCTTCATCATCCCCTTTGCCATCATCTCCATCTGCTACATTTGCATTGGCAGGAGAATCAGAGAAATGGCTTGTCCATCCAAGCGGAGATCTGAAAAGCTGATTGCTTCGGTGGTTGTGGCTTTTGGCCTCTGCTGGTTTCCTCATCACATCTTTAACCTGATAAGCATCGCTTCAGCTCTGATGGAGCATTCCCATCCAGAAATGGCTGGTGCCTTGGAGAAGGTTTCCGCCATTGGGGTCTACCTTGCCAGCTCAGTAGCATTTGTGAGCAGCTGCATCAACCCGCTCCTTTACGCCTTTGCAGCCAGGAACATCCGCAGCAGTGTGAGGTTGACAAAGTTGTCCAGGCTCTTGGAGCAAATGAGCCCATTGGTCAAGCAAGAATCTGCAAAAGATGCACCTTCGCCAAATGGGAACGAGGAGACTTGGACAAACTCAGAGATGATCTGA